Proteins encoded by one window of Arabidopsis thaliana chromosome 2, partial sequence:
- a CDS encoding uncharacterized protein (unknown protein; BEST Arabidopsis thaliana protein match is: unknown protein (TAIR:AT3G57500.1); Has 51 Blast hits to 51 proteins in 11 species: Archae - 0; Bacteria - 1; Metazoa - 0; Fungi - 0; Plants - 50; Viruses - 0; Other Eukaryotes - 0 (source: NCBI BLink).), producing MASMPLYWQPPPATEVSQDSSSVSSAGNSTIGPFIAVFIVVTVLCVLASVIGRLCSGKTILGYGDYDMERWAESRCGSCIDGHIHPHRPSPSPTPPPRQPLHHTSSGVSAESEGHVADLDHETDGEKQDSLDHEPPQQTPSSAHS from the coding sequence ATGGCGTCAATGCCATTGTACTGGCAACCACCACCAGCTACAGAGGTTTCACAAGACTCATCCTCCGTCTCCTCCGCTGGAAATTCCACCATTGGTCCTTTTATCGCCGTCTTTATCGTTGTCACCGTTCTTTGTGTTCTCGCTAGTGTTATTGGACGGCTTTGCTCCGGCAAAACCATCTTAGGGTATGGAGATTACGATATGGAGAGATGGGCTGAGAGTAGATGTGGTTCTTGTATCGACGGTCACATTCATCCTCACCGGCCGTCTCCGTCGCCTACGCCTCCACCTCGTCAGCCTTTGCACCACACTTCCTCCGGCGTCTCCGCTGAATCTGAAGGACACGTGGCAGATCTAGATCATGAGACTGATGGAGAGAAACAAGACTCTTTAGACCATGAGCCTCCACAACAAACACCATCATCAGCTCATTCTTGa
- the AR781 gene encoding AR781, pheromone receptor-like protein (DUF1645) (AR781; FUNCTIONS IN: molecular_function unknown; INVOLVED IN: biological_process unknown; LOCATED IN: plasma membrane; EXPRESSED IN: 21 plant structures; EXPRESSED DURING: 10 growth stages; CONTAINS InterPro DOMAIN/s: Protein of unknown function DUF1645 (InterPro:IPR012442); BEST Arabidopsis thaliana protein match is: Protein of unknown function (DUF1645) (TAIR:AT2G15760.1); Has 35333 Blast hits to 34131 proteins in 2444 species: Archae - 798; Bacteria - 22429; Metazoa - 974; Fungi - 991; Plants - 531; Viruses - 0; Other Eukaryotes - 9610 (source: NCBI BLink).), giving the protein MEVMSLTAPSSPRQLSGCFLSAPTSPRRFNEFYREFEEAATRNFSDRLTVPFDWEETPGTPRKITNDDDDDIDFAFEIGGKLETTSLFAEELFDGGKIKPLKPPPYLQLDHHHQPQILSPRSPRSPIAHARNGLGEERGRGRRQNSGRRVARSLSPFRVSAYPWEEQEQEQEQEQRDVQEQRKGTLSSIPSTSSSACVSCKSSSSKKWRLKDFLLFRSASEGRARHNKDSVKTFTSLFRKQEDTKNSSSRGRGSSSVSAHEFHYMSKKAETKDLKKKTFLPYMQIGRFAF; this is encoded by the exons ATGGAAGTGATGAGCTTGACTGCCCCATCTTCACCGAGACAATTATCTGGCTGCTTCTTAAGCGCACCAACAAGCCCTAGAAGATTCAATGAGTTTTATAGAGAGTTTGAAGAGGCCGCAACAAGAAACTTCTCCGACCGTCTTACGGTTCCTTTTGATTGGGAAGAGACTCCAGGCACGCCTAGGAAGATCAccaacgatgatgatgatgatattgattTCGCTTTCGAGATTGGTGGGAAACTCGAAACGACGTCGCTTTTTGCTGAAGAGCTTTTTGATGGAGGCAAAATCAAACCCTTGAAGCCTCCTCCGTATTTACAATTAGACCATCATCATCAGCCTCAGATTTTATCTCCAAGGTCTCCAAGATCACCTATTGCTCATG CTAGGAATGGCTTAGGAGAGGAAAGAGGGAGAGGGAGACGTCAAAACTCTGGTCGTAGAGTTGCTCGATCACTTTCGCCTTTTCGGGTTTCGGCTTATCCATgggaagaacaagaacaagaacaagaacaagaacagagAGATGTACAAGAACAGAGGAAAGGGACCTTGTCTTCTATTCCATCTACATCTTCATCAGCTTGCGTGTCTTGCAAGTCATCTTCCTCAAAGAAATGGAGACTAAAGGACTTTCTTCTGTTCCGAAGTGCATCCGAAGGAAGAGCAAGGCACAACAAAGATTCGGTAAAGACGTTTACAAGTTTGTTTAGGAAGCAAGAAGACACCAAGAACTCGAGTTCACGAGGAAGAGGGTCATCATCGGTCTCCGCCCATGAATTCCATTACATGTCTAAGAAAGCAGAAACgaaagatttgaagaagaagactttcTTGCCTTACATGCAAATAGGACGATTCGCCTTCTAA
- the AR781 gene encoding AR781, pheromone receptor-like protein (DUF1645) (AR781; FUNCTIONS IN: molecular_function unknown; INVOLVED IN: biological_process unknown; LOCATED IN: plasma membrane; EXPRESSED IN: 21 plant structures; EXPRESSED DURING: 10 growth stages; CONTAINS InterPro DOMAIN/s: Protein of unknown function DUF1645 (InterPro:IPR012442); BEST Arabidopsis thaliana protein match is: Protein of unknown function (DUF1645) (TAIR:AT2G15760.1); Has 167 Blast hits to 167 proteins in 23 species: Archae - 0; Bacteria - 0; Metazoa - 18; Fungi - 0; Plants - 146; Viruses - 0; Other Eukaryotes - 3 (source: NCBI BLink).) yields MEVMSLTAPSSPRQLSGCFLSAPTSPRRFNEFYREFEEAATRNFSDRLTVPFDWEETPGTPRKITNDDDDDIDFAFEIGGKLETTSLFAEELFDGGKIKPLKPPPYLQLDHHHQPQILSPRSPRSPIAHGKNIIRKAFSPRKKPDNVDPFEVAMDKARNGLGEERGRGRRQNSGRRVARSLSPFRVSAYPWEEQEQEQEQEQRDVQEQRKGTLSSIPSTSSSACVSCKSSSSKKWRLKDFLLFRSASEGRARHNKDSVKTFTSLFRKQEDTKNSSSRGRGSSSVSAHEFHYMSKKAETKDLKKKTFLPYMQIGRFAF; encoded by the coding sequence ATGGAAGTGATGAGCTTGACTGCCCCATCTTCACCGAGACAATTATCTGGCTGCTTCTTAAGCGCACCAACAAGCCCTAGAAGATTCAATGAGTTTTATAGAGAGTTTGAAGAGGCCGCAACAAGAAACTTCTCCGACCGTCTTACGGTTCCTTTTGATTGGGAAGAGACTCCAGGCACGCCTAGGAAGATCAccaacgatgatgatgatgatattgattTCGCTTTCGAGATTGGTGGGAAACTCGAAACGACGTCGCTTTTTGCTGAAGAGCTTTTTGATGGAGGCAAAATCAAACCCTTGAAGCCTCCTCCGTATTTACAATTAGACCATCATCATCAGCCTCAGATTTTATCTCCAAGGTCTCCAAGATCACCTATTGCTCATGGTAAGAACATTATCCGCAAAGCTTTTTCCCCAAGAAAGAAACCGGATAACGTGGATCCTTTTGAGGTCGCCATGGATAAAGCTAGGAATGGCTTAGGAGAGGAAAGAGGGAGAGGGAGACGTCAAAACTCTGGTCGTAGAGTTGCTCGATCACTTTCGCCTTTTCGGGTTTCGGCTTATCCATgggaagaacaagaacaagaacaagaacaagaacagagAGATGTACAAGAACAGAGGAAAGGGACCTTGTCTTCTATTCCATCTACATCTTCATCAGCTTGCGTGTCTTGCAAGTCATCTTCCTCAAAGAAATGGAGACTAAAGGACTTTCTTCTGTTCCGAAGTGCATCCGAAGGAAGAGCAAGGCACAACAAAGATTCGGTAAAGACGTTTACAAGTTTGTTTAGGAAGCAAGAAGACACCAAGAACTCGAGTTCACGAGGAAGAGGGTCATCATCGGTCTCCGCCCATGAATTCCATTACATGTCTAAGAAAGCAGAAACgaaagatttgaagaagaagactttcTTGCCTTACATGCAAATAGGACGATTCGCCTTCTAA
- the HEMD gene encoding uroporphyrinogen-III synthase family protein (HEMD; FUNCTIONS IN: uroporphyrinogen-III synthase activity; INVOLVED IN: uroporphyrinogen III biosynthetic process, porphyrin biosynthetic process; LOCATED IN: chloroplast; EXPRESSED IN: 30 plant structures; EXPRESSED DURING: 14 growth stages; CONTAINS InterPro DOMAIN/s: Tetrapyrrole biosynthesis, uroporphyrinogen III synthase (InterPro:IPR003754); Has 1238 Blast hits to 1238 proteins in 600 species: Archae - 19; Bacteria - 1097; Metazoa - 0; Fungi - 1; Plants - 40; Viruses - 0; Other Eukaryotes - 81 (source: NCBI BLink).), which translates to MALLLLSHCSILSFQPPLSSSSSFHSSHIQSLSKPVFASPSPIRNSISSSVSSSSSSVSSSNSIPQVVVTRERGKNNQIIKALEKNGISSLELPLIQHARGPDFDRLASVLNDKSFDWIIITSPEAGSVFLEAWKTASSPEVQIGVVGAGTARVFEEAMKSADGLLHVAFTPSKATGKVLASELPEKVGKRSSVLYPASLKAGNDIVEGLSKRGFEVVRLNTYTTVPVQSVDTVLLQQALSAPVLSVASPSAVRAWLHLIQNEEQWSNYVACIGETTASAARRLGLKNVYYPEKPGLEGWVESIMEALGAHADSSNPSSRN; encoded by the exons ATGGCATTATTACTCCTTTCTCACTGCTCTATCTTATCTTTTCAACCTCCattatcgtcttcttcttcatttcattcTTCACATATCCAATCTCTGAGCAAACCAGTTTTCGCTTCTCCTTCCCCAATTCGAAATTCAATTTCTTCGTCcgtctcttcatcttcttcctccgttAGTAGCTCCAATTCGATTCCTCAGGTCGTCGTAACACGAGAACGAGGCAAGAACAATCAAATCATCAAAGCTTTG GAGAAAAATGGCATATCATCTTTAGAGCTTCCGTTGATTCAACATGCGCGAGGACCTGATTTCGATCGGCTTGCTTCTGTATTAAATG ATAAGAGCTTTGACTGGATCATCATAACATCTCCAGAAGCAGGTTCTGTTTTTCTCGAGGCGTGGAA GACAGCTAGCTCCCCAGAAGTGCAAATAGGTGTAGTAGGAGCTGGAACAGCCAGGGTATTTGAAGAGGCAATGAAATCGGCAGATGGATTGCTTCATGTTGCCTTTACACCATCAAAAG CAACTGGTAAAGTCTTGGCTTCGGAGCTTCCAGAGAAAGTTGGCAAAAGGTCCTCTGTCTTATACCCGGCTTCTCTAAAAGCAGGCAATGATATTG TGGAAGGGTTGTCCAAACGTGGGTTTGAAGTTGTCAGGCTGAATACATACACAACA GTTCCGGTGCAGAGTGTTGATACGGTGCTCCTGCAACAGGCACTATCTGCTCCTGTTCTTTCTGTAGCTTCTCCTTCTGCAGTTCG CGCCTGGCTGCATCTGATTCAAAATGAGGAGCAATGGAGCAATTACGTTGCCTGCATTGGAGAGACAACTGCATCAGCTGCTAGAAGACTAGGATTGAAAAACGTCTACTACCCAGAGAAACCAGGACTTGAAGG GTGGGTCGAGAGCATAATGGAAGCTCTAGGTGCTCACGCAGATTCAAGTAACCCTAGCAGCAGGAATTGA
- the HEMD gene encoding uroporphyrinogen-III synthase family protein, with translation MALLLLSHCSILSFQPPLSSSSSFHSSHIQSLSKPVFASPSPIRNSISSSVSSSSSSVSSSNSIPQVVVTRERGKNNQIIKALEKNGISSLELPLIQHARGPDFDRLASVLNDKSFDWIIITSPEAGSVFLEAWKTASSPEVQIGVVGAGTARVFEEAMKSADGLLHVAFTPSKATGKVLASELPEKVGKRSSVLYPASLKAGNDIVEGLSKRGFEVVRLNTYTTVPVQSVDTVLLQQALSAPVLSVASPSAVRAWLHLIQNEEQWSNYVACIGETTASAARRLGLKNVYYPEKPGLEG, from the exons ATGGCATTATTACTCCTTTCTCACTGCTCTATCTTATCTTTTCAACCTCCattatcgtcttcttcttcatttcattcTTCACATATCCAATCTCTGAGCAAACCAGTTTTCGCTTCTCCTTCCCCAATTCGAAATTCAATTTCTTCGTCcgtctcttcatcttcttcctccgttAGTAGCTCCAATTCGATTCCTCAGGTCGTCGTAACACGAGAACGAGGCAAGAACAATCAAATCATCAAAGCTTTG GAGAAAAATGGCATATCATCTTTAGAGCTTCCGTTGATTCAACATGCGCGAGGACCTGATTTCGATCGGCTTGCTTCTGTATTAAATG ATAAGAGCTTTGACTGGATCATCATAACATCTCCAGAAGCAGGTTCTGTTTTTCTCGAGGCGTGGAA GACAGCTAGCTCCCCAGAAGTGCAAATAGGTGTAGTAGGAGCTGGAACAGCCAGGGTATTTGAAGAGGCAATGAAATCGGCAGATGGATTGCTTCATGTTGCCTTTACACCATCAAAAG CAACTGGTAAAGTCTTGGCTTCGGAGCTTCCAGAGAAAGTTGGCAAAAGGTCCTCTGTCTTATACCCGGCTTCTCTAAAAGCAGGCAATGATATTG TGGAAGGGTTGTCCAAACGTGGGTTTGAAGTTGTCAGGCTGAATACATACACAACA GTTCCGGTGCAGAGTGTTGATACGGTGCTCCTGCAACAGGCACTATCTGCTCCTGTTCTTTCTGTAGCTTCTCCTTCTGCAGTTCG CGCCTGGCTGCATCTGATTCAAAATGAGGAGCAATGGAGCAATTACGTTGCCTGCATTGGAGAGACAACTGCATCAGCTGCTAGAAGACTAGGATTGAAAAACGTCTACTACCCAGAGAAACCAGGACTTGAAGGGTAA
- the HEMD gene encoding uroporphyrinogen-III synthase family protein has product MALLLLSHCSILSFQPPLSSSSSFHSSHIQSLSKPVFASPSPIRNSISSSVSSSSSSVSSSNSIPQVVVTRERGKNNQIIKALEKNGISSLELPLIQHARGPDFDRLASVLNDKSFDWIIITSPEAGSVFLEAWKTASSPEVQIGVVGAGTARVFEEAMKSADGLLHVAFTPSKATGKVLASELPEKVGKRSSVLYPASLKAGNDIVEGLSKRGFEVVRLNTYTTVPVQSVDTVLLQQALSAPVLSVASPSAVR; this is encoded by the exons ATGGCATTATTACTCCTTTCTCACTGCTCTATCTTATCTTTTCAACCTCCattatcgtcttcttcttcatttcattcTTCACATATCCAATCTCTGAGCAAACCAGTTTTCGCTTCTCCTTCCCCAATTCGAAATTCAATTTCTTCGTCcgtctcttcatcttcttcctccgttAGTAGCTCCAATTCGATTCCTCAGGTCGTCGTAACACGAGAACGAGGCAAGAACAATCAAATCATCAAAGCTTTG GAGAAAAATGGCATATCATCTTTAGAGCTTCCGTTGATTCAACATGCGCGAGGACCTGATTTCGATCGGCTTGCTTCTGTATTAAATG ATAAGAGCTTTGACTGGATCATCATAACATCTCCAGAAGCAGGTTCTGTTTTTCTCGAGGCGTGGAA GACAGCTAGCTCCCCAGAAGTGCAAATAGGTGTAGTAGGAGCTGGAACAGCCAGGGTATTTGAAGAGGCAATGAAATCGGCAGATGGATTGCTTCATGTTGCCTTTACACCATCAAAAG CAACTGGTAAAGTCTTGGCTTCGGAGCTTCCAGAGAAAGTTGGCAAAAGGTCCTCTGTCTTATACCCGGCTTCTCTAAAAGCAGGCAATGATATTG TGGAAGGGTTGTCCAAACGTGGGTTTGAAGTTGTCAGGCTGAATACATACACAACA GTTCCGGTGCAGAGTGTTGATACGGTGCTCCTGCAACAGGCACTATCTGCTCCTGTTCTTTCTGTAGCTTCTCCTTCTGCAGTTCGGTAA